Proteins co-encoded in one Corynebacterium lujinxingii genomic window:
- a CDS encoding porin PorA family protein has product MNLRRRLAACLGVIVVCAVLNIASPIVIAKQRTLVPGDYTMHFSGERSRTVTLTEAPKAMRARVEVDGEEVDSFLIDPSTAFPTRGRAGLGPLIPYNPERRTYPLHDPTTGNDAALDYLGPGNVRGLETYKYAATLSDGCTRTVDAERRTGRILDEVWDCPPEQWVLADDTKTAAVNAARNDIAWLRGLQVMAVLTRFIAAVAFIVGLVAYARRR; this is encoded by the coding sequence GTGAATCTGCGTCGCCGTCTCGCCGCCTGCCTGGGCGTCATTGTTGTCTGCGCAGTACTCAATATCGCCTCGCCGATCGTGATCGCGAAGCAGCGCACTCTTGTCCCCGGCGACTACACGATGCACTTCAGCGGCGAGCGCTCCCGCACCGTAACGCTCACCGAAGCACCGAAGGCGATGCGGGCCCGCGTCGAGGTCGACGGCGAGGAAGTCGACTCCTTCCTCATCGACCCCTCCACCGCGTTTCCCACGAGAGGCCGCGCCGGCCTCGGCCCACTCATCCCGTACAACCCGGAGCGTCGCACTTACCCGCTGCACGACCCCACCACCGGCAACGACGCCGCCCTCGATTACCTCGGCCCCGGCAACGTGCGCGGCCTGGAGACCTACAAATACGCCGCCACGCTTTCCGACGGCTGCACGCGCACCGTCGACGCCGAACGCCGCACCGGCCGCATCCTCGACGAGGTATGGGACTGCCCACCCGAGCAGTGGGTGCTTGCCGACGACACCAAAACCGCCGCCGTCAACGCCGCCCGAAACGATATCGCCTGGCTGCGCGGCCTGCAGGTGATGGCGGTGCTGACGCGGTTCATCGCGGCCGTGGCGTTCATCGTCGGGCTGGTGGCCTATGCGCGCCGCCGTTAA
- a CDS encoding acyltransferase family protein: MNPRPAILPELDGLRAVAAYGIVATHVAFQTGAGSAVLERFDYFVAVFFALSAFLLARGGLRDGYYSRRVARLVPAYVVCVAVVLLALPPLAGVNASQVVANFLLVQVYVPHALIDGLTQMWSLCIEAAFYLVLPLYLRLTARGRRIALAVSVALGLAWPWAVSGIADPAVVNLQIWPPSYAPWFAVGLVLAELERAGVRYAGPRWPFPLLALPVAWIAGVIGPRGLAHPDPLEFNVRVLLGAVFAALIVAPFALGQRVAGTWLSSSRMRTLGHWSYSVFLWHMAVLYFVFPVLGVDMFSGHFVVVYAATALASTAVAYVSYELVEVPGARLVRQATAKHAAKTQNSDHPA, from the coding sequence GTGAATCCGAGACCAGCCATCCTTCCCGAGCTCGACGGCCTGCGCGCCGTCGCCGCCTACGGGATCGTGGCCACCCACGTCGCGTTCCAAACCGGGGCCGGTTCGGCGGTACTCGAGCGCTTCGACTACTTCGTCGCCGTGTTCTTCGCGCTCTCGGCGTTCCTGCTCGCGCGCGGCGGATTACGCGACGGCTACTACTCGCGCCGCGTCGCACGCCTCGTACCCGCGTACGTGGTGTGCGTTGCAGTGGTGCTGCTCGCGCTGCCGCCGCTCGCGGGCGTAAACGCAAGCCAGGTTGTGGCGAACTTCCTGTTAGTGCAGGTCTACGTGCCGCACGCGCTTATCGACGGCCTCACGCAGATGTGGTCCCTGTGCATCGAAGCCGCCTTCTACCTGGTGCTGCCGCTGTACCTGAGGCTTACCGCGCGGGGGCGGCGCATCGCCCTGGCGGTGTCGGTGGCGCTCGGGCTGGCCTGGCCGTGGGCGGTGTCGGGCATCGCGGATCCGGCGGTGGTGAATCTGCAGATCTGGCCGCCGTCGTACGCGCCGTGGTTCGCCGTCGGGCTTGTGCTCGCCGAGCTGGAGCGCGCCGGGGTGCGATACGCTGGCCCGCGCTGGCCGTTTCCCCTCCTAGCGCTGCCGGTCGCGTGGATCGCCGGTGTCATCGGCCCGCGGGGGCTCGCTCACCCGGACCCGCTCGAGTTCAACGTGCGGGTGCTGCTCGGTGCGGTGTTCGCTGCCCTCATCGTCGCGCCCTTTGCGCTGGGGCAGCGTGTGGCGGGGACGTGGTTGTCGTCGTCACGCATGCGCACCTTGGGGCACTGGTCCTACTCGGTGTTTTTGTGGCACATGGCGGTGCTGTACTTCGTGTTCCCGGTACTCGGCGTGGATATGTTCAGTGGGCACTTCGTGGTCGTGTACGCGGCCACCGCGCTGGCCAGCACGGCTGTGGCGTACGTGTCCTACGAGTTGGTGGAGGTGCCCGGCGCGCGATTGGTCAGGCAGGCCACGGCGAAGCACGCGGCGAAGACACAAAACAGCGACCACCCCGCGTAG